Proteins encoded together in one Ciona intestinalis chromosome 1, KH, whole genome shotgun sequence window:
- the nachr gene encoding neuronal acetylcholine receptor subunit alpha-7-like isoform X6 produces the protein MAGGVELFLRIVLPMLVLMTMAQGANGSQAEKDLIQDLLRNYDVMVRPIDKYNDIINVSFAVTLQQIVDLDEKNQLLTTSMYMGWTWNDTYLKWNPDNYSGIVEIRLPAKKVWKPDILVYNSAVDSFDQMLQTNVVIWSTGAVEWLPPGLFKTTCDVDIRYFPFDEQRCTMKFGAWTYHGGMVDLALPDENAILDNYIPSGEWDLISMKGHRTSVKYECCPHPFVDVTYTIHMRRRTLFYGFNLILPCVLVCSLTILVFLLPADSGERITLGKYFACSIVMVTASVVCTVISLNFHHTTSANTNTMPGWIRFVFLNFLPRILRMKRPGENSFRRKFLDNQAEVVMDGKVEEYPLMVVRAGERLGNWMGTNQTELSPLNEAKKELNDVLHEVRFITSRMHNDDEDEKSALEWRFAATVLDRFCVIFFIIYFVVSTLFTIAVAPGVLLPPDN, from the exons ATGGCAGGCGGGGTTGAACTATTCCTTAGGATCGTACTGCCAATGCTTGTACTTATGACCATGGCACAAG GTGCCAATGGCAGTCAGGCAGAAAAAGATTTGATCCAAGATTTATTacgtaattatgacgtcatggtgaGGCCTATCGATAAAtacaatgacatcatcaacgtAAGCTTTGCTGTGACACTTCAACAAATCGTCGATCtg GATGAAAAGAATCAACTTCTTACAACCAGCATGTACATGGGATGG ACCTGGAATGACACGTATCTTAAATGGAATCCGGACAATTATAGCGGCATTGTAGAAATAAGACTGCCAGCTAAGAAAGTGTGGAAACCCGACATATTGGTGTATAACAG tgCGGTTGATTCATTTGATCAAATGCTTCAAACCAATGTGGTAATTTGGTCGACTGGTGCCGTGGAATGGTTACCCcctggtttgtttaaaactaccTGTGACGTAGACATTCGGTACTTCCCCTTTGACGAGCAACGATGTACGATGAAGTTTGGTGCGTGGACATACCATGGAGGGATG gTTGACCTCGCTCTACCCGATGAAAATGCAATTCTCGATAATTATATTCCAAGCGGAGAATGGGACTTGATAT CCATGAAAGGACATCGGACATCGGTTAAGTACGAATGCTGTCCTCATCCGTTCGTGGATGTCACATACACCATACACATGCGAAGAAGAACATTATTCTATGGTTTCAACCTCATACTACCGTGTGTGCTGGTCTGCTCGTTGACTATTCTAGTTTTTCTGCTTCCAGCAGACTCTGGTGAAAGGATAACCTTGG GTAAATATTTCGCCTGTAGCATCGTCATGGTAACTGCATCGGTGGTCTGTACAGTGATATCTCTTAATTTTCATCACACAACATCTGCCAACACGAACACCATGCCAGGCTGG ATACGCTTCGTTTTCTTAAATTTTCTTCCCCGGATTCTCCGAATGAAAAGACCTGGTGAGAATAGTTTCCGAAGGAAGTTTTTGGACAACCAAGCGGAGGTGGTTATGGATGGAAAAGTTGAAGAATATCCTCTTATGGTGGTGAGG GCGGGAGAAAGGTTGGGAAATTGGATGGGAACAAACCAAACTGAGCTCTCACCTCTGAATGAAGCTAAAAA GGAGCTGAATGATGTCCTGCATGAGGTTCGGTTTATCACCAGTCGAATGCATAATGATGATGAAGATGAAAAGAGCGCACTCGAGTGGAGGTTTGCAGCAACTGTATTGGACAG GTTTTGCGTGATTTTCTTTATCATCTATTTTGTCGTGTCTACACTCTTCACCATCGCTGTGGCCCCAGGTGTACTACTTCCACCTGACAACTGA
- the nachr gene encoding neuronal acetylcholine receptor subunit alpha-7-like isoform X2 produces the protein MAGGVELFLRIVLPMLVLMTMAQGANGSQAEKDLIQDLLRNYDVMVRPIDKYNDIINVSFAVTLQQIVDLDEKNQLLTTSMYMGWTWNDTYLKWNPDNYSGIVEIRLPAKKVWKPDILVYNSAVDSFDQMLQTNVVIWSTGAVEWLPPGLFKTTCDVDIRYFPFDEQRCTMKFGAWTYHGGMVDLALPDENAILDNYIPSGEWDLISMKGHRTSVKYECCPHPFVDVTYTIHMRRRTLFYGFNLILPCVLVCSLTILVFLLPADSGERITLGITVLLALVVFLQLVADNLPPTDVIPLLGITLVLSLLVFMVPIVEVIPHSPITSSVCKYFACSIVMVTASVVCTVISLNFHHTTSANTNTMPGWIRFVFLNFLPRILRMKRPGENSFRRKFLDNQAEVVMDGKVEEYPLMVAGERLGNWMGTNQTELSPLNEAKKELNDVLHEVRFITSRMHNDDEDEKSALEWRFAATVLDRFCVIFFIIYFVVSTLFTIAVAPGVLLPPDN, from the exons ATGGCAGGCGGGGTTGAACTATTCCTTAGGATCGTACTGCCAATGCTTGTACTTATGACCATGGCACAAG GTGCCAATGGCAGTCAGGCAGAAAAAGATTTGATCCAAGATTTATTacgtaattatgacgtcatggtgaGGCCTATCGATAAAtacaatgacatcatcaacgtAAGCTTTGCTGTGACACTTCAACAAATCGTCGATCtg GATGAAAAGAATCAACTTCTTACAACCAGCATGTACATGGGATGG ACCTGGAATGACACGTATCTTAAATGGAATCCGGACAATTATAGCGGCATTGTAGAAATAAGACTGCCAGCTAAGAAAGTGTGGAAACCCGACATATTGGTGTATAACAG tgCGGTTGATTCATTTGATCAAATGCTTCAAACCAATGTGGTAATTTGGTCGACTGGTGCCGTGGAATGGTTACCCcctggtttgtttaaaactaccTGTGACGTAGACATTCGGTACTTCCCCTTTGACGAGCAACGATGTACGATGAAGTTTGGTGCGTGGACATACCATGGAGGGATG gTTGACCTCGCTCTACCCGATGAAAATGCAATTCTCGATAATTATATTCCAAGCGGAGAATGGGACTTGATAT CCATGAAAGGACATCGGACATCGGTTAAGTACGAATGCTGTCCTCATCCGTTCGTGGATGTCACATACACCATACACATGCGAAGAAGAACATTATTCTATGGTTTCAACCTCATACTACCGTGTGTGCTGGTCTGCTCGTTGACTATTCTAGTTTTTCTGCTTCCAGCAGACTCTGGTGAAAGGATAACCTTGG GTATAACTGTGTTGCTTGCACTGGTCGTCTTTCTACAACTGGTGGCTGATAATCTACCCCCTACTGACGTCATACCGTTGCTTG GTATCACACTGGTTCTATCTCTGCTTGTTTTCATGGTTCCAATCGTCGAAGTGATTCCACATTCCCCCATTACGTCATCTGTTT GTAAATATTTCGCCTGTAGCATCGTCATGGTAACTGCATCGGTGGTCTGTACAGTGATATCTCTTAATTTTCATCACACAACATCTGCCAACACGAACACCATGCCAGGCTGG ATACGCTTCGTTTTCTTAAATTTTCTTCCCCGGATTCTCCGAATGAAAAGACCTGGTGAGAATAGTTTCCGAAGGAAGTTTTTGGACAACCAAGCGGAGGTGGTTATGGATGGAAAAGTTGAAGAATATCCTCTTATGGTG GCGGGAGAAAGGTTGGGAAATTGGATGGGAACAAACCAAACTGAGCTCTCACCTCTGAATGAAGCTAAAAA GGAGCTGAATGATGTCCTGCATGAGGTTCGGTTTATCACCAGTCGAATGCATAATGATGATGAAGATGAAAAGAGCGCACTCGAGTGGAGGTTTGCAGCAACTGTATTGGACAG GTTTTGCGTGATTTTCTTTATCATCTATTTTGTCGTGTCTACACTCTTCACCATCGCTGTGGCCCCAGGTGTACTACTTCCACCTGACAACTGA
- the nachr gene encoding neuronal acetylcholine receptor subunit alpha-7-like isoform X5: MAGGVELFLRIVLPMLVLMTMAQGANGSQAEKDLIQDLLRNYDVMVRPIDKYNDIINVSFAVTLQQIVDLDEKNQLLTTSMYMGWTWNDTYLKWNPDNYSGIVEIRLPAKKVWKPDILVYNSAVDSFDQMLQTNVVIWSTGAVEWLPPGLFKTTCDVDIRYFPFDEQRCTMKFGAWTYHGGMVDLALPDENAILDNYIPSGEWDLISMKGHRTSVKYECCPHPFVDVTYTIHMRRRTLFYGFNLILPCVLVCSLTILVFLLPADSGERITLGITLVLSLLVFMVPIVEVIPHSPITSSVCKYFACSIVMVTASVVCTVISLNFHHTTSANTNTMPGWIRFVFLNFLPRILRMKRPGENSFRRKFLDNQAEVVMDGKVEEYPLMVAGERLGNWMGTNQTELSPLNEAKKELNDVLHEVRFITSRMHNDDEDEKSALEWRFAATVLDRFCVIFFIIYFVVSTLFTIAVAPGVLLPPDN, from the exons ATGGCAGGCGGGGTTGAACTATTCCTTAGGATCGTACTGCCAATGCTTGTACTTATGACCATGGCACAAG GTGCCAATGGCAGTCAGGCAGAAAAAGATTTGATCCAAGATTTATTacgtaattatgacgtcatggtgaGGCCTATCGATAAAtacaatgacatcatcaacgtAAGCTTTGCTGTGACACTTCAACAAATCGTCGATCtg GATGAAAAGAATCAACTTCTTACAACCAGCATGTACATGGGATGG ACCTGGAATGACACGTATCTTAAATGGAATCCGGACAATTATAGCGGCATTGTAGAAATAAGACTGCCAGCTAAGAAAGTGTGGAAACCCGACATATTGGTGTATAACAG tgCGGTTGATTCATTTGATCAAATGCTTCAAACCAATGTGGTAATTTGGTCGACTGGTGCCGTGGAATGGTTACCCcctggtttgtttaaaactaccTGTGACGTAGACATTCGGTACTTCCCCTTTGACGAGCAACGATGTACGATGAAGTTTGGTGCGTGGACATACCATGGAGGGATG gTTGACCTCGCTCTACCCGATGAAAATGCAATTCTCGATAATTATATTCCAAGCGGAGAATGGGACTTGATAT CCATGAAAGGACATCGGACATCGGTTAAGTACGAATGCTGTCCTCATCCGTTCGTGGATGTCACATACACCATACACATGCGAAGAAGAACATTATTCTATGGTTTCAACCTCATACTACCGTGTGTGCTGGTCTGCTCGTTGACTATTCTAGTTTTTCTGCTTCCAGCAGACTCTGGTGAAAGGATAACCTTGG GTATCACACTGGTTCTATCTCTGCTTGTTTTCATGGTTCCAATCGTCGAAGTGATTCCACATTCCCCCATTACGTCATCTGTTT GTAAATATTTCGCCTGTAGCATCGTCATGGTAACTGCATCGGTGGTCTGTACAGTGATATCTCTTAATTTTCATCACACAACATCTGCCAACACGAACACCATGCCAGGCTGG ATACGCTTCGTTTTCTTAAATTTTCTTCCCCGGATTCTCCGAATGAAAAGACCTGGTGAGAATAGTTTCCGAAGGAAGTTTTTGGACAACCAAGCGGAGGTGGTTATGGATGGAAAAGTTGAAGAATATCCTCTTATGGTG GCGGGAGAAAGGTTGGGAAATTGGATGGGAACAAACCAAACTGAGCTCTCACCTCTGAATGAAGCTAAAAA GGAGCTGAATGATGTCCTGCATGAGGTTCGGTTTATCACCAGTCGAATGCATAATGATGATGAAGATGAAAAGAGCGCACTCGAGTGGAGGTTTGCAGCAACTGTATTGGACAG GTTTTGCGTGATTTTCTTTATCATCTATTTTGTCGTGTCTACACTCTTCACCATCGCTGTGGCCCCAGGTGTACTACTTCCACCTGACAACTGA
- the nachr gene encoding neuronal acetylcholine receptor subunit alpha-7-like isoform X3, with protein sequence MAGGVELFLRIVLPMLVLMTMAQGANGSQAEKDLIQDLLRNYDVMVRPIDKYNDIINVSFAVTLQQIVDLDEKNQLLTTSMYMGWTWNDTYLKWNPDNYSGIVEIRLPAKKVWKPDILVYNSAVDSFDQMLQTNVVIWSTGAVEWLPPGLFKTTCDVDIRYFPFDEQRCTMKFGAWTYHGGMVDLALPDENAILDNYIPSGEWDLISMKGHRTSVKYECCPHPFVDVTYTIHMRRRTLFYGFNLILPCVLVCSLTILVFLLPADSGERITLGITVLLALVVFLQLVADNLPPTDVIPLLGKYFACSIVMVTASVVCTVISLNFHHTTSANTNTMPGWIRFVFLNFLPRILRMKRPGENSFRRKFLDNQAEVVMDGKVEEYPLMVVRAGERLGNWMGTNQTELSPLNEAKKELNDVLHEVRFITSRMHNDDEDEKSALEWRFAATVLDRFCVIFFIIYFVVSTLFTIAVAPGVLLPPDN encoded by the exons ATGGCAGGCGGGGTTGAACTATTCCTTAGGATCGTACTGCCAATGCTTGTACTTATGACCATGGCACAAG GTGCCAATGGCAGTCAGGCAGAAAAAGATTTGATCCAAGATTTATTacgtaattatgacgtcatggtgaGGCCTATCGATAAAtacaatgacatcatcaacgtAAGCTTTGCTGTGACACTTCAACAAATCGTCGATCtg GATGAAAAGAATCAACTTCTTACAACCAGCATGTACATGGGATGG ACCTGGAATGACACGTATCTTAAATGGAATCCGGACAATTATAGCGGCATTGTAGAAATAAGACTGCCAGCTAAGAAAGTGTGGAAACCCGACATATTGGTGTATAACAG tgCGGTTGATTCATTTGATCAAATGCTTCAAACCAATGTGGTAATTTGGTCGACTGGTGCCGTGGAATGGTTACCCcctggtttgtttaaaactaccTGTGACGTAGACATTCGGTACTTCCCCTTTGACGAGCAACGATGTACGATGAAGTTTGGTGCGTGGACATACCATGGAGGGATG gTTGACCTCGCTCTACCCGATGAAAATGCAATTCTCGATAATTATATTCCAAGCGGAGAATGGGACTTGATAT CCATGAAAGGACATCGGACATCGGTTAAGTACGAATGCTGTCCTCATCCGTTCGTGGATGTCACATACACCATACACATGCGAAGAAGAACATTATTCTATGGTTTCAACCTCATACTACCGTGTGTGCTGGTCTGCTCGTTGACTATTCTAGTTTTTCTGCTTCCAGCAGACTCTGGTGAAAGGATAACCTTGG GTATAACTGTGTTGCTTGCACTGGTCGTCTTTCTACAACTGGTGGCTGATAATCTACCCCCTACTGACGTCATACCGTTGCTTG GTAAATATTTCGCCTGTAGCATCGTCATGGTAACTGCATCGGTGGTCTGTACAGTGATATCTCTTAATTTTCATCACACAACATCTGCCAACACGAACACCATGCCAGGCTGG ATACGCTTCGTTTTCTTAAATTTTCTTCCCCGGATTCTCCGAATGAAAAGACCTGGTGAGAATAGTTTCCGAAGGAAGTTTTTGGACAACCAAGCGGAGGTGGTTATGGATGGAAAAGTTGAAGAATATCCTCTTATGGTGGTGAGG GCGGGAGAAAGGTTGGGAAATTGGATGGGAACAAACCAAACTGAGCTCTCACCTCTGAATGAAGCTAAAAA GGAGCTGAATGATGTCCTGCATGAGGTTCGGTTTATCACCAGTCGAATGCATAATGATGATGAAGATGAAAAGAGCGCACTCGAGTGGAGGTTTGCAGCAACTGTATTGGACAG GTTTTGCGTGATTTTCTTTATCATCTATTTTGTCGTGTCTACACTCTTCACCATCGCTGTGGCCCCAGGTGTACTACTTCCACCTGACAACTGA
- the nachr gene encoding neuronal acetylcholine receptor subunit alpha-7-like precursor (The RefSeq protein has 2 substitutions compared to this genomic sequence) produces MAGGVELFLRIVLPMLVLMTMAQGVNGSQAEKDLIQDLLRNYDVMVRPIDKYNDIINVSFAVTLQQIVDLDEKNQLLTTSMYMGWTWNDTYLKWNPDNYSGIVEIRLPAKKVWKPDILVYNSAVDSFDQMLQTNVVIWSTGAVEWLPPGLFKTTCDVDIRYFPFDEQRCTMKFGAWTYHGGMVDLALPDENAILDNYIPSGEWDLISMKGHRTSVKYECCPHPFVDVTYTIHMRRRTLFYGFNLILPCVLVCSLTILVFLLPADSGERITLGITVLLALVVFLQLVADNLPPTDVIPLLGKYFACSIVMVTASVVCTVISLNFHHTTSANTNTMPGWIRFVFLNFLPRILRMKRPGENSFRRKFLDNQAEVVMDGTVEEYPLMVAGERLGNWMGTNQTELSPLNEAKKELNDVLHEVRFITSRMHNDDEDEKSALEWRFAATVLDRFCVIFFIIYFVVSTLFTIAVAPGVLLPPDN; encoded by the exons ATGGCAGGCGGGGTTGAACTATTCCTTAGGATCGTACTGCCAATGCTTGTACTTATGACCATGGCACAAG GTGCCAATGGCAGTCAGGCAGAAAAAGATTTGATCCAAGATTTATTacgtaattatgacgtcatggtgaGGCCTATCGATAAAtacaatgacatcatcaacgtAAGCTTTGCTGTGACACTTCAACAAATCGTCGATCtg GATGAAAAGAATCAACTTCTTACAACCAGCATGTACATGGGATGG ACCTGGAATGACACGTATCTTAAATGGAATCCGGACAATTATAGCGGCATTGTAGAAATAAGACTGCCAGCTAAGAAAGTGTGGAAACCCGACATATTGGTGTATAACAG tgCGGTTGATTCATTTGATCAAATGCTTCAAACCAATGTGGTAATTTGGTCGACTGGTGCCGTGGAATGGTTACCCcctggtttgtttaaaactaccTGTGACGTAGACATTCGGTACTTCCCCTTTGACGAGCAACGATGTACGATGAAGTTTGGTGCGTGGACATACCATGGAGGGATG gTTGACCTCGCTCTACCCGATGAAAATGCAATTCTCGATAATTATATTCCAAGCGGAGAATGGGACTTGATAT CCATGAAAGGACATCGGACATCGGTTAAGTACGAATGCTGTCCTCATCCGTTCGTGGATGTCACATACACCATACACATGCGAAGAAGAACATTATTCTATGGTTTCAACCTCATACTACCGTGTGTGCTGGTCTGCTCGTTGACTATTCTAGTTTTTCTGCTTCCAGCAGACTCTGGTGAAAGGATAACCTTGG GTATAACTGTGTTGCTTGCACTGGTCGTCTTTCTACAACTGGTGGCTGATAATCTACCCCCTACTGACGTCATACCGTTGCTTG GTAAATATTTCGCCTGTAGCATCGTCATGGTAACTGCATCGGTGGTCTGTACAGTGATATCTCTTAATTTTCATCACACAACATCTGCCAACACGAACACCATGCCAGGCTGG ATACGCTTCGTTTTCTTAAATTTTCTTCCCCGGATTCTCCGAATGAAAAGACCTGGTGAGAATAGTTTCCGAAGGAAGTTTTTGGACAACCAAGCGGAGGTGGTTATGGATGGAAAAGTTGAAGAATATCCTCTTATGGTG GCGGGAGAAAGGTTGGGAAATTGGATGGGAACAAACCAAACTGAGCTCTCACCTCTGAATGAAGCTAAAAA GGAGCTGAATGATGTCCTGCATGAGGTTCGGTTTATCACCAGTCGAATGCATAATGATGATGAAGATGAAAAGAGCGCACTCGAGTGGAGGTTTGCAGCAACTGTATTGGACAG GTTTTGCGTGATTTTCTTTATCATCTATTTTGTCGTGTCTACACTCTTCACCATCGCTGTGGCCCCAGGTGTACTACTTCCACCTGACAACTGA
- the nachr gene encoding neuronal acetylcholine receptor subunit alpha-7-like isoform X1 — protein sequence MAGGVELFLRIVLPMLVLMTMAQGANGSQAEKDLIQDLLRNYDVMVRPIDKYNDIINVSFAVTLQQIVDLDEKNQLLTTSMYMGWTWNDTYLKWNPDNYSGIVEIRLPAKKVWKPDILVYNSAVDSFDQMLQTNVVIWSTGAVEWLPPGLFKTTCDVDIRYFPFDEQRCTMKFGAWTYHGGMVDLALPDENAILDNYIPSGEWDLISMKGHRTSVKYECCPHPFVDVTYTIHMRRRTLFYGFNLILPCVLVCSLTILVFLLPADSGERITLGITVLLALVVFLQLVADNLPPTDVIPLLGITLVLSLLVFMVPIVEVIPHSPITSSVCKYFACSIVMVTASVVCTVISLNFHHTTSANTNTMPGWIRFVFLNFLPRILRMKRPGENSFRRKFLDNQAEVVMDGKVEEYPLMVVRAGERLGNWMGTNQTELSPLNEAKKELNDVLHEVRFITSRMHNDDEDEKSALEWRFAATVLDRFCVIFFIIYFVVSTLFTIAVAPGVLLPPDN from the exons ATGGCAGGCGGGGTTGAACTATTCCTTAGGATCGTACTGCCAATGCTTGTACTTATGACCATGGCACAAG GTGCCAATGGCAGTCAGGCAGAAAAAGATTTGATCCAAGATTTATTacgtaattatgacgtcatggtgaGGCCTATCGATAAAtacaatgacatcatcaacgtAAGCTTTGCTGTGACACTTCAACAAATCGTCGATCtg GATGAAAAGAATCAACTTCTTACAACCAGCATGTACATGGGATGG ACCTGGAATGACACGTATCTTAAATGGAATCCGGACAATTATAGCGGCATTGTAGAAATAAGACTGCCAGCTAAGAAAGTGTGGAAACCCGACATATTGGTGTATAACAG tgCGGTTGATTCATTTGATCAAATGCTTCAAACCAATGTGGTAATTTGGTCGACTGGTGCCGTGGAATGGTTACCCcctggtttgtttaaaactaccTGTGACGTAGACATTCGGTACTTCCCCTTTGACGAGCAACGATGTACGATGAAGTTTGGTGCGTGGACATACCATGGAGGGATG gTTGACCTCGCTCTACCCGATGAAAATGCAATTCTCGATAATTATATTCCAAGCGGAGAATGGGACTTGATAT CCATGAAAGGACATCGGACATCGGTTAAGTACGAATGCTGTCCTCATCCGTTCGTGGATGTCACATACACCATACACATGCGAAGAAGAACATTATTCTATGGTTTCAACCTCATACTACCGTGTGTGCTGGTCTGCTCGTTGACTATTCTAGTTTTTCTGCTTCCAGCAGACTCTGGTGAAAGGATAACCTTGG GTATAACTGTGTTGCTTGCACTGGTCGTCTTTCTACAACTGGTGGCTGATAATCTACCCCCTACTGACGTCATACCGTTGCTTG GTATCACACTGGTTCTATCTCTGCTTGTTTTCATGGTTCCAATCGTCGAAGTGATTCCACATTCCCCCATTACGTCATCTGTTT GTAAATATTTCGCCTGTAGCATCGTCATGGTAACTGCATCGGTGGTCTGTACAGTGATATCTCTTAATTTTCATCACACAACATCTGCCAACACGAACACCATGCCAGGCTGG ATACGCTTCGTTTTCTTAAATTTTCTTCCCCGGATTCTCCGAATGAAAAGACCTGGTGAGAATAGTTTCCGAAGGAAGTTTTTGGACAACCAAGCGGAGGTGGTTATGGATGGAAAAGTTGAAGAATATCCTCTTATGGTGGTGAGG GCGGGAGAAAGGTTGGGAAATTGGATGGGAACAAACCAAACTGAGCTCTCACCTCTGAATGAAGCTAAAAA GGAGCTGAATGATGTCCTGCATGAGGTTCGGTTTATCACCAGTCGAATGCATAATGATGATGAAGATGAAAAGAGCGCACTCGAGTGGAGGTTTGCAGCAACTGTATTGGACAG GTTTTGCGTGATTTTCTTTATCATCTATTTTGTCGTGTCTACACTCTTCACCATCGCTGTGGCCCCAGGTGTACTACTTCCACCTGACAACTGA
- the nachr gene encoding neuronal acetylcholine receptor subunit alpha-7-like isoform X4, with protein sequence MAGGVELFLRIVLPMLVLMTMAQGANGSQAEKDLIQDLLRNYDVMVRPIDKYNDIINVSFAVTLQQIVDLDEKNQLLTTSMYMGWTWNDTYLKWNPDNYSGIVEIRLPAKKVWKPDILVYNSAVDSFDQMLQTNVVIWSTGAVEWLPPGLFKTTCDVDIRYFPFDEQRCTMKFGAWTYHGGMVDLALPDENAILDNYIPSGEWDLISMKGHRTSVKYECCPHPFVDVTYTIHMRRRTLFYGFNLILPCVLVCSLTILVFLLPADSGERITLGITLVLSLLVFMVPIVEVIPHSPITSSVCKYFACSIVMVTASVVCTVISLNFHHTTSANTNTMPGWIRFVFLNFLPRILRMKRPGENSFRRKFLDNQAEVVMDGKVEEYPLMVVRAGERLGNWMGTNQTELSPLNEAKKELNDVLHEVRFITSRMHNDDEDEKSALEWRFAATVLDRFCVIFFIIYFVVSTLFTIAVAPGVLLPPDN encoded by the exons ATGGCAGGCGGGGTTGAACTATTCCTTAGGATCGTACTGCCAATGCTTGTACTTATGACCATGGCACAAG GTGCCAATGGCAGTCAGGCAGAAAAAGATTTGATCCAAGATTTATTacgtaattatgacgtcatggtgaGGCCTATCGATAAAtacaatgacatcatcaacgtAAGCTTTGCTGTGACACTTCAACAAATCGTCGATCtg GATGAAAAGAATCAACTTCTTACAACCAGCATGTACATGGGATGG ACCTGGAATGACACGTATCTTAAATGGAATCCGGACAATTATAGCGGCATTGTAGAAATAAGACTGCCAGCTAAGAAAGTGTGGAAACCCGACATATTGGTGTATAACAG tgCGGTTGATTCATTTGATCAAATGCTTCAAACCAATGTGGTAATTTGGTCGACTGGTGCCGTGGAATGGTTACCCcctggtttgtttaaaactaccTGTGACGTAGACATTCGGTACTTCCCCTTTGACGAGCAACGATGTACGATGAAGTTTGGTGCGTGGACATACCATGGAGGGATG gTTGACCTCGCTCTACCCGATGAAAATGCAATTCTCGATAATTATATTCCAAGCGGAGAATGGGACTTGATAT CCATGAAAGGACATCGGACATCGGTTAAGTACGAATGCTGTCCTCATCCGTTCGTGGATGTCACATACACCATACACATGCGAAGAAGAACATTATTCTATGGTTTCAACCTCATACTACCGTGTGTGCTGGTCTGCTCGTTGACTATTCTAGTTTTTCTGCTTCCAGCAGACTCTGGTGAAAGGATAACCTTGG GTATCACACTGGTTCTATCTCTGCTTGTTTTCATGGTTCCAATCGTCGAAGTGATTCCACATTCCCCCATTACGTCATCTGTTT GTAAATATTTCGCCTGTAGCATCGTCATGGTAACTGCATCGGTGGTCTGTACAGTGATATCTCTTAATTTTCATCACACAACATCTGCCAACACGAACACCATGCCAGGCTGG ATACGCTTCGTTTTCTTAAATTTTCTTCCCCGGATTCTCCGAATGAAAAGACCTGGTGAGAATAGTTTCCGAAGGAAGTTTTTGGACAACCAAGCGGAGGTGGTTATGGATGGAAAAGTTGAAGAATATCCTCTTATGGTGGTGAGG GCGGGAGAAAGGTTGGGAAATTGGATGGGAACAAACCAAACTGAGCTCTCACCTCTGAATGAAGCTAAAAA GGAGCTGAATGATGTCCTGCATGAGGTTCGGTTTATCACCAGTCGAATGCATAATGATGATGAAGATGAAAAGAGCGCACTCGAGTGGAGGTTTGCAGCAACTGTATTGGACAG GTTTTGCGTGATTTTCTTTATCATCTATTTTGTCGTGTCTACACTCTTCACCATCGCTGTGGCCCCAGGTGTACTACTTCCACCTGACAACTGA